One Ranitomeya imitator isolate aRanImi1 chromosome 1, aRanImi1.pri, whole genome shotgun sequence DNA window includes the following coding sequences:
- the HTRA2 gene encoding serine protease HTRA2, mitochondrial isoform X2 → MAASVLCRLWGRRSGVWGVGSRAVSSGVFGSRCQDSPGAQSRDGGCRRARYIGALLGAGLGLWSWRRVEAARPVTPPPDPPRTDAPPPDPPNPRKVFNFIADVAEKCSPGVVNIETLGRHPFTGREAVISSGSGFLVSADGLIVTNAHVVANKRRVRVRLHDGDTYEATVCALDPIQDIATVRITPKGPLHPLPLACSSDVRQGEFVVAMGTPYLLRNTITSGIVSSVQRGSRELGLSNKDMDFIQTDAIIDDGEVIGINTLKVTAGISFAIPSDRLRRFLQQEERRSQGSWFGRSEVKQRYIGVMMLTLTPRILADMKFRDPGFPDVLHGILIHKVIIGSPAHQAGLKAGDIILEINSREAATAEDVFDAVNSQEKLTMMIRRSYETLMVTVIPEPVE, encoded by the exons ATGGCGGCCTCCGTGCTCTGCCGGCTGTGGGGGCGCCGCTCGGGTGTTTGGGGGGTCGGCTCTCGGGCTGTGAGCTCCGGGGTCTTCGGGTCACGGTGTCAGGATTCCCCGGGGGCACAGTCACGTGACGGCGGGTGTCGGAGGGCGCGGTATATCGGGGCCCTGCTGGGGGCGGGACTCGGGCTGTGGAGTTGGCGACGGGTAGAAGCGGCCAGACCGGTGACCCCGCCCCCTGACCCCCCGAGGACCGACGCCCCGCCCCCTGACCCCCCGAACCCCCGGAAAGTCTTCAACTTTATTGCAGATGTGGCCGAGAAGTGCAGCCCGGGCGTGGTGAACATCGAGACCCTGGGGAG GCATCCGTTCACCGGGCGGGAGGCCGTCATTTCCAGCGGCTCCGGGTTCCTGGTGTCAGCAGACGGGCTGATCGTCACCAACGCCCACGTGGTGGCCAATAAGAGGCGGGTGAGGGTGCGACTGCACGACGGGGACACGTACGAGGCGACGGTCTGCGCCCTGGACCCCATACAGGACATCGCCACTGTCCGCATCACCCCGAAG GGCCCACTGCACCCTCTGCCTCTCGCTTGCTCCTCAGATGTTAGACAGGGAGAGTTTGTTGTTGCCATGGGAACGCCGTATCTGCTGCGGAACACCATCACCTCCGGGATTGTCAGCTCCGTGCAGCGCGGGAGTCGGGAGCTCGGACTCTCAAATAAAGACATGGACTTCATCCAGACGGACGCCATCATAGAT GACGGGGAAGTCATCGGTATTAATACTCTTAAAGTGACGGCTGGTATTTCCTTCGCAATTCCGTCAGACAGACTGAGACGTTTtcttcagcaggaggagaggaggagtCAGG GTTCTTGGTTCGGACGCTCCGAAGTGAAGCAGAGATACATTGGAGTTATGATGCTAACACTGACACCAAG GATCCTGGCAGACATGAAATTCCGGGATCCCGGATTTCCAGACGTTCTTCACGGAATCCTCATCCATAAAGTGATCATTGGATCGCCTGCTCACCA GGCGGGTCTGAAAGCCGGAGACATTATTCTAGAGATCAATTCTCGAGAGGCGGCCACTGCAGAGGATGTGTTTGATGCTGTGAACTCTCAGGAGAAGCTCACCATGATGATCCGCCGCAGCTACGAGACACTGATGGTGACTGTCATCCCTGAACCGGTGGAGTGA
- the HTRA2 gene encoding serine protease HTRA2, mitochondrial isoform X1 has translation MAASVLCRLWGRRSGVWGVGSRAVSSGVFGSRCQDSPGAQSRDGGCRRARYIGALLGAGLGLWSWRRVEAARPVTPPPDPPRTDAPPPDPPNPRKVFNFIADVAEKCSPGVVNIETLGRHPFTGREAVISSGSGFLVSADGLIVTNAHVVANKRRVRVRLHDGDTYEATVCALDPIQDIATVRITPKGPLHPLPLACSSDVRQGEFVVAMGTPYLLRNTITSGIVSSVQRGSRELGLSNKDMDFIQTDAIIDVGNSGGPLVNLDGEVIGINTLKVTAGISFAIPSDRLRRFLQQEERRSQGSWFGRSEVKQRYIGVMMLTLTPRILADMKFRDPGFPDVLHGILIHKVIIGSPAHQAGLKAGDIILEINSREAATAEDVFDAVNSQEKLTMMIRRSYETLMVTVIPEPVE, from the exons ATGGCGGCCTCCGTGCTCTGCCGGCTGTGGGGGCGCCGCTCGGGTGTTTGGGGGGTCGGCTCTCGGGCTGTGAGCTCCGGGGTCTTCGGGTCACGGTGTCAGGATTCCCCGGGGGCACAGTCACGTGACGGCGGGTGTCGGAGGGCGCGGTATATCGGGGCCCTGCTGGGGGCGGGACTCGGGCTGTGGAGTTGGCGACGGGTAGAAGCGGCCAGACCGGTGACCCCGCCCCCTGACCCCCCGAGGACCGACGCCCCGCCCCCTGACCCCCCGAACCCCCGGAAAGTCTTCAACTTTATTGCAGATGTGGCCGAGAAGTGCAGCCCGGGCGTGGTGAACATCGAGACCCTGGGGAG GCATCCGTTCACCGGGCGGGAGGCCGTCATTTCCAGCGGCTCCGGGTTCCTGGTGTCAGCAGACGGGCTGATCGTCACCAACGCCCACGTGGTGGCCAATAAGAGGCGGGTGAGGGTGCGACTGCACGACGGGGACACGTACGAGGCGACGGTCTGCGCCCTGGACCCCATACAGGACATCGCCACTGTCCGCATCACCCCGAAG GGCCCACTGCACCCTCTGCCTCTCGCTTGCTCCTCAGATGTTAGACAGGGAGAGTTTGTTGTTGCCATGGGAACGCCGTATCTGCTGCGGAACACCATCACCTCCGGGATTGTCAGCTCCGTGCAGCGCGGGAGTCGGGAGCTCGGACTCTCAAATAAAGACATGGACTTCATCCAGACGGACGCCATCATAGAT GTCGGAAACTCTGGAGGCCCCCTGGTCAATCTG GACGGGGAAGTCATCGGTATTAATACTCTTAAAGTGACGGCTGGTATTTCCTTCGCAATTCCGTCAGACAGACTGAGACGTTTtcttcagcaggaggagaggaggagtCAGG GTTCTTGGTTCGGACGCTCCGAAGTGAAGCAGAGATACATTGGAGTTATGATGCTAACACTGACACCAAG GATCCTGGCAGACATGAAATTCCGGGATCCCGGATTTCCAGACGTTCTTCACGGAATCCTCATCCATAAAGTGATCATTGGATCGCCTGCTCACCA GGCGGGTCTGAAAGCCGGAGACATTATTCTAGAGATCAATTCTCGAGAGGCGGCCACTGCAGAGGATGTGTTTGATGCTGTGAACTCTCAGGAGAAGCTCACCATGATGATCCGCCGCAGCTACGAGACACTGATGGTGACTGTCATCCCTGAACCGGTGGAGTGA